In one window of Cydia fagiglandana chromosome 1, ilCydFagi1.1, whole genome shotgun sequence DNA:
- the LOC134679679 gene encoding uncharacterized protein LOC134679679, with amino-acid sequence MQKAKMAMWSCCRMAGARWGLRPKIAMWLYTAVVRPIVTYASAVWCNKTNQKTAIDTLNSLQRTACLTATGAFSSTPGAALDALLDIIPLHLQVQKEAKQCAYRICTLNRPKWRSQALANLKAWVFANRTLSMPTDDTHTECHLTKLYTVEIPPRDKWINNQMYVEEGSHVWYTDGSKKGNDVGCGIYGERPKLRASVSMGTQASIFQAEVFAINKCAEINLDRNLRHQHIYINSDSQAALLALESLESNSKLVQNCKTNLNALANSNKVTLRWVPGHSDINGNEEADELARKGADTPLVGPEPFCGITKRDAYSLLSKLEKTRATEWWKFVKGQEHSKALIKGFNSRTAKELLGLKRHKTCAVTRILTGHCKLNKHMFQIGKKQDATCRFCQESEETAMHILCSCGPLMSKRSTYLGRHVVQPMRYRTLRPKESGTFWMQRALVMNFKGPSQ; translated from the coding sequence ATGCAAAAAGCAAAAATGGCCATGTGGTCATGCTGTCGAATGGCAGGAGCAAGATGGGGCTTAAGACCCAAAATTGCTATGTGGTTATACACAGCGGTAGTGAGGCCAATTGTCACCTACGCCTCCGCAGTCTGGTGTAACAAAACCAACCAAAAGACAGCAATAGACACTCTAAACAGCCTGCAACGCACGGCTTGTTTAACAGCAACAGGCGCCTTCTCCTCGACACCGGGAGCGGCCCTAGATGCACTGCTAGACATCATACCACTCCACCTGCAGGTGCAAAAGGAGGCCAAGCAGTGCGCCTACAGAATATGCACGCTAAACAGGCCAAAATGGCGCTCTCAGGCATTAGCCAATCTAAaggcctgggtttttgcaaatagaacccttagcatgcccactgatgACACgcacaccgaatgtcatctcacCAAACTGTACACAGTAGAAATACCTCCTAGAGACAAATGGATCAACAACCAAATGTACGTCGAAGAGGGAAGCCACGTTTGGTATACAGATGGTTCCAAAAAAGGCAATGATGTAGGATGTGGGATCTATGGTGAGAGAcctaagctcagagctagcgtCAGCATGGGCACACaagcctcaatcttccaggcagaaGTCTTCGCCATCAACAAATGTGCGGAGATCAACCTGGATAGAAACCTAAGACACCAGCATATCTACATCAACTCAGACAGCCAGGCTGCTCTGCTGGCACTAGAATCCCTTGAGTCAAACTCAAAACTAGTCCAGAACTGTAAAACAAACCTAAATGCACTGGCTAACTCCAACAAAGTCACACTTAGATGGGTACCAGGGCACTCCGACATTAACGGAAACGAAGAAGCGGACGAACTTGCTAGAAAGGGCGCAGACACACCCCTGGTCGGCCCAGAACCGTTCTGTGGAATCACAAAACGGGATGCATATTCTCTGCTCAGCAAGTTAGAAAAAACGAGAGCAACCGAGTGGTGGAAGTTCGTTAAAGGACAAGAACACTCGAAAGCTCTAATCAAAGGGTTCAACAGCAGAACTGCTAAGGAGCTTTTAGGACTCAAAAGGCACAAAACCTGCGCGGTGACCAGAATACTGACTGGACACTGTAAGTTGAATAAACATATGTTTCAAATTGGGAAGAAACAAGATGCGACATGCAGGTTCTGTCAGGAGTCAGAGGAGACTGCAATGCACATTCTCTGCTCTTGTGGACCACTAATGTcaaaaagaagtacctacctagggcgaCACGTAGTGCAACCCATGAGGTACAGAacattacggcccaaagaatctggaactttctggatgcaacgggcattagtaatgaactttaaagggccgtcacaatag